The following coding sequences are from one Fibrobacter sp. window:
- the bioD gene encoding dethiobiotin synthase, with translation MSKGYFITATGTDVGKTYVTALLVKKWRNLGIDAGYYKAALSGAELRDGKWVAGDADYVKRFASLVDSQEQLVSYVYKEAVSPHLAARKEGNPVELSKVREDFEAACARHEFIFAEGSGGIICPIRYDDDTATGIDDTAKAVPKKIFLVDIIKALNLPILVVTTAALGSINACVLTVEYARSRGINVHGLIVNRYGMSKNFEMEDDNIRMMQDLTGLPVFAKISEGDNDLGVDKTF, from the coding sequence ATGTCCAAAGGTTATTTCATTACAGCAACCGGCACCGATGTCGGAAAAACCTATGTTACGGCCCTTCTCGTGAAAAAATGGCGGAACCTGGGAATTGACGCGGGCTACTACAAGGCTGCCCTCAGCGGGGCAGAACTCAGGGACGGTAAGTGGGTTGCGGGCGACGCCGATTATGTCAAGCGCTTTGCAAGTCTCGTTGATTCCCAAGAACAGTTAGTCAGTTACGTGTACAAGGAGGCCGTTTCGCCCCACCTCGCCGCCCGTAAAGAGGGAAACCCTGTAGAGCTTTCGAAGGTCCGCGAAGATTTCGAAGCGGCTTGCGCCCGTCACGAATTTATTTTCGCAGAAGGATCCGGCGGAATCATTTGCCCCATTCGCTACGACGACGATACTGCCACAGGTATTGATGATACTGCAAAGGCAGTGCCGAAAAAAATTTTCCTTGTAGATATTATCAAGGCGTTAAACTTGCCAATCCTTGTGGTGACCACGGCGGCACTGGGTTCCATCAATGCCTGTGTTCTTACCGTAGAATACGCAAGGTCTCGAGGAATCAACGTTCACGGCTTGATCGTGAACCGCTACGGCATGAGCAAAAATTTCGAGATGGAAGATGACAACATCAGGATGATGCAGGACTTGACCGGGTTACCTGTTTTTGCTAAAATTTCTGAAGGGGACAATGATTTAGGAGTCGATAAAACTTTCTAG
- the bioA gene encoding adenosylmethionine--8-amino-7-oxononanoate transaminase produces the protein MNFDSEHLWHPYAALRNTPARFLAKKAHGTTIETADGLKLLDAVSSWWCMAHGHNAPEIVEAIQKQSEKMCHVMFGGFTHEPAIELGKHLVKFLPEGLNRIFYADSGSIAVECAAKMAVQYQHSLGHAERCKLVALKGGYHGDTAGAMALSDPDGMHVLFRGIMPHHYFAERPNCRFDAPWDDNDFASMERVVEEHENEIAAVICEPVFQGGNGMWLYNAGYLKRLRKFCDEKGILLILDEIASGFYRTGPRFAMMHAGIKPDILCIGKALTGGSITMAACVASENVAETITNSKIPAFMHGPTYMANPLACAAGIASLTLFENRNYASEVARIEKRLRANLEPLRNLENAADVRVLGAIGVLELKAKPSADDILRVIRETGVWLRPFCNYVYTMPPFITTDTEIDRICEAIKMIGECEPAPIVDGEDEFHE, from the coding sequence ATGAATTTTGATAGCGAACACCTGTGGCACCCTTACGCGGCGCTCAGGAATACACCTGCACGTTTTTTAGCAAAGAAAGCTCACGGCACGACCATTGAAACAGCCGATGGGCTGAAACTTTTAGACGCCGTGTCTAGCTGGTGGTGCATGGCGCACGGACACAATGCTCCTGAAATTGTTGAGGCAATCCAGAAGCAGAGCGAAAAGATGTGCCACGTGATGTTCGGCGGGTTCACCCACGAACCTGCTATTGAACTTGGCAAGCACCTTGTAAAATTCTTGCCCGAAGGCCTGAACAGGATTTTCTATGCGGATTCGGGCAGCATTGCCGTAGAATGTGCCGCCAAGATGGCGGTGCAATACCAGCATTCCCTTGGTCATGCCGAACGTTGCAAGCTGGTGGCTTTGAAAGGCGGGTATCATGGGGATACGGCCGGAGCCATGGCGCTCAGCGACCCCGACGGAATGCATGTGCTTTTCCGCGGAATCATGCCGCATCATTATTTTGCCGAGCGCCCGAACTGCCGCTTTGATGCCCCTTGGGACGATAACGACTTTGCCTCGATGGAGCGTGTTGTGGAAGAGCACGAGAACGAAATAGCCGCCGTCATTTGCGAGCCCGTTTTTCAGGGTGGAAACGGCATGTGGCTCTACAATGCGGGCTACCTAAAACGCCTCCGCAAGTTTTGCGACGAAAAAGGCATCCTGTTGATTCTGGATGAAATCGCTTCTGGTTTTTACCGCACGGGTCCGCGATTCGCGATGATGCATGCGGGGATAAAGCCCGACATTTTGTGTATCGGCAAGGCCCTTACCGGCGGAAGCATTACCATGGCCGCTTGTGTCGCTTCGGAGAATGTGGCCGAAACCATTACGAACAGCAAGATTCCCGCGTTTATGCACGGGCCCACCTACATGGCGAACCCGCTAGCATGCGCTGCAGGTATTGCCTCCCTTACGCTTTTTGAAAACCGAAACTATGCGAGCGAAGTCGCCCGAATCGAAAAGCGGCTCCGTGCAAATCTGGAACCACTCCGCAATCTCGAAAACGCCGCAGACGTGCGTGTTCTTGGCGCCATCGGTGTTCTGGAGCTGAAGGCAAAACCATCCGCAGACGATATTCTGCGCGTGATTCGCGAAACGGGCGTATGGCTCAGGCCTTTCTGCAACTATGTCTATACGATGCCGCCGTTTATTACAACCGATACCGAAATTGACCGCATTTGCGAAGCGATCAAGATGATTGGGGAATGTGAGCCTGCTCCAATTGTGGATGGCGAAGACGAATTTCACGAGTAA
- a CDS encoding 6-carboxyhexanoate--CoA ligase: MDYYSLKMRASQQIGEGDQKREQHISGAERIVSREAVEAVCSAMARRALTHSKGDPDFINIKIEKVCEKDIQILKALPVTRVDVDSWQQGLDKAFELIDKAVFSCHPREGGNLGSLKDFRKKLPELLRETFPMRGAMLYDIATGERLEPDHERGVRATYMDALRSSDVDSQKNHFNEAIVLATKVANAPGMVAELCISDDPEYVTGYVASKELGYVRIMKMKEMGDENGGRIFLFDSRKAKAEECIEYLQKKKVLVDTQL; encoded by the coding sequence ATGGACTATTACAGTTTGAAAATGCGGGCTTCGCAGCAGATTGGCGAAGGCGACCAAAAACGCGAACAGCATATTTCCGGAGCAGAACGCATTGTGAGTCGTGAAGCCGTTGAGGCGGTCTGTTCGGCAATGGCCCGCCGAGCCCTTACCCATTCCAAGGGCGACCCGGACTTTATCAACATAAAAATCGAGAAGGTCTGCGAAAAGGATATCCAGATTTTAAAGGCACTGCCGGTCACACGGGTGGATGTGGACTCTTGGCAACAAGGACTGGACAAGGCCTTTGAACTCATCGATAAAGCTGTTTTTTCTTGTCATCCACGCGAAGGCGGGAATCTAGGTTCTCTAAAAGATTTCAGGAAAAAGCTTCCTGAACTTTTGCGCGAAACCTTCCCCATGCGCGGCGCCATGCTTTACGATATTGCTACCGGAGAGCGGCTTGAACCCGATCATGAGCGGGGTGTGCGGGCCACCTACATGGATGCACTCCGTTCCAGCGATGTCGATAGCCAAAAGAACCATTTCAACGAAGCTATTGTGCTTGCGACCAAGGTGGCCAATGCCCCCGGCATGGTGGCGGAGCTCTGCATTTCTGACGACCCTGAATACGTAACGGGTTACGTGGCCAGCAAGGAACTGGGTTACGTGCGCATCATGAAAATGAAGGAAATGGGCGACGAAAATGGCGGCCGCATATTCCTGTTTGATTCCCGCAAGGCTAAAGCCGAAGAATGCATAGAGTACCTACAAAAGAAGAAAGTCCTTGTAGATACGCAGCTATAG
- a CDS encoding bifunctional 4-hydroxy-2-oxoglutarate aldolase/2-dehydro-3-deoxy-phosphogluconate aldolase encodes MDLLEFLKPMPVVGILRDIPQGAEEACVETAAKCGLKAIEVTMNTAGATSIIKRLKDCAGSYGILVGAGTVRHESDLEKAVNAGAEFIVTPNTRKEIVRLSNTAGIPIIPGALSPTEVQKAYDLGAAAVKVFPVNCVGGPEYIKALRGPFRDIPLMACGGVNPQNAKAYMEAGANLISFGGSIFNPALMASGSWDEIEIRLTALLQAI; translated from the coding sequence ATGGATCTTCTTGAATTTCTAAAACCGATGCCAGTCGTGGGCATTCTCCGCGACATTCCCCAGGGTGCCGAAGAAGCCTGCGTAGAAACCGCCGCCAAGTGCGGGCTCAAGGCCATCGAGGTCACCATGAACACCGCCGGTGCCACCAGCATTATCAAGAGGCTCAAGGACTGTGCGGGTTCTTATGGAATCTTGGTAGGGGCAGGCACAGTCCGGCACGAAAGCGACTTGGAAAAGGCCGTAAACGCAGGGGCCGAATTCATCGTGACCCCCAACACCCGCAAAGAGATTGTGCGCCTGTCCAATACGGCAGGGATCCCCATTATTCCCGGAGCCCTTTCCCCTACCGAAGTGCAGAAGGCTTACGACCTGGGTGCCGCCGCCGTGAAGGTTTTCCCGGTGAACTGCGTAGGTGGCCCGGAATACATCAAGGCCCTGCGCGGGCCTTTCCGGGACATTCCCCTGATGGCTTGCGGCGGCGTGAACCCGCAGAATGCAAAGGCCTACATGGAAGCGGGTGCGAACCTGATTTCTTTTGGCGGGAGCATCTTCAACCCCGCGCTCATGGCAAGCGGCAGCTGGGACGAGATAGAAATTCGCCTGACCGCGTTGTTGCAAGCTATTTAA